CACTATTAATGGGATTATACATTGGAGGTGTATCGGGTGGCTTAATTCCTGCAATTTTATTAAACCTTCCAGGAACACCATCATCTATCGCAACAACGTTTGACGGTTACCCAATGGCTCAAAAAGGTCAGGCTGGTCCTGCATTTGGATATGCCATTCTTTTTTCCTTCCTAGGAGGATTACTTAGTATCTTTGTACTGATGCTGCTTTCACCTCCACTCGCAAAGATGGCTCTTAAATTTGGACCATTTGAATATTTTGCAATTACCATCTTTGCTTTAACGATGATTTCAAGCCTGTCTGGCGATTCCTTAATTAAAGGATTATTAAGTGGATTGCTAGGAATTTCATTAGCAATGGTTGGTTCGGCTCCTATCGATGCATTTCCAAGATTTACGTTTGGGTTTAAAGAACTTGATGCAGGCTTTCAACTTTTACCAGTACTTATTGGTCTGTTTGCTGTATCGGAGATTATTAAATCCTCTGAAACTAAGCTTGGAAAGGGTCAAAAAGTTCAATACAAGTTGAAAGGGTTTGGCTTTTCAATCCGTGATTTTTTTAAACAAGGATGGAATGGGTTACGTTCAGCACTTATTGGAATAGGAATTGGAATTCTTCCAGGAATTGGAGGCGGAACAGCCAATATTATCGCGTATGTTGCAGCGAAAAATCAATCAAAAAAACCAGAGGAATTTGGAAAAGGCATTCCTGATGGAATTGTTGCCTCTGAAACTTCAAACAATGCAGCTGTAGGTGGTGCGCTTGTACCTTTAATTTCTTTAGGAATTCCTGGAGATACAGTTACAGCCTTACTATTAGGGGGATTAATTCTACACGGACTTAGTCCTGGACCACTTCTTATCGAGAACAATGGGGATGTTGTTTACAGTATTTTTGCTGCGTTAATTATTGCTAACTTCTTTATGATTGCCTTGCTTTTCTGGGGAATGAGACTATTTACAAAGGTTTTAAGCATTCCGCAATATATTCTTTTACCAATTATCCTTGTTCTATGTGTTGTTGGGGCAATCGGTGTGAATAATCGTTTATTTGATGCAGGCGCACTATTATTTTTTGGGATTTTAGGTTATGCGATGTTGAAATTTAATTTTCCAATTACACCAGTTATTCTAGGGTTTATTTTAGGACCACTTGCTGAAACCAATTTACGAAGAGGACTTATGTATTCCAAAGGTGATTTCACTCCTTTTATAACAGAACCAATTGCTGCAACATTCTTAGCACTAGCATTACTTTCAGTTCTTTTCAAAATTAGAAGTAATTTTAAGAAAAAGAAAAAGATAGATTCAAATTCTATTGGGGCTTAGGTACCACTCTTAACTTTGTTTTATAGGAAATTCCTATAGATATAAAAATATTTAGGAGGTTGATTATGAAGAAATCGTTTAAGGGTATGTTAATGTTCATGATGCTTATTTTGGTTGCAGGTATTTTTGCTGGATGTTCACAATCTACGACAAATGAAGGGGAAAACGGTCAAGAAAGTGGTGATTCTAATAATTATCCATCTAAACCAATTACAGTTGTTGTACCAGCAGGAGCAGGTGGAGATACAGATGCAAATGCGAGATTACTAGGAAAATATTTAGAAAAGGAATTAGGGCAACCGGTGGTTATTTCAAATGTAACTGGTGCCGGCGGTACAGTTGGAGCAAAAGAAGTGTTAGATGCTGATCCTGATGGCTATACAGCTATTTTTTTCCATAACTCATTATTGTTAAACAGAATTATGGGACTCACACAAGATAGTTATGATTCTTTTAAACTAGCAGGAATTGCAGTTTTAGATCAAGGAAACACCTTTATGGTTAGTGGTAATTCTAAATTTGAAAATCTTCAAGATATGGTTGAATATGCACGTGAAAACCCTGGTGAAGTTTCGATAGCTACAGAGGTTGGGGGCTTTACACACTTACAGCTACTAGCATTACAAAAAGACCAAGGCATTGAACTCAATATTGTAGATGTTGGGGGAGCAGCCGAAAAAGTAACAGCTTTACTAGGTGGCCATGTTGATATTGTTCCAACATCACTAGGATTAGTTAAGGACTATGTTGAGTCTGGTGACATGAGAACACTTGGGATTATGGCAAGTGAACGAGTTGATCTTATGCCTGATGTTCCAACATTTGTTGAACAAGGTGTAAACAGTGAGTTTGAAAAATTCTTCTTCTTTGGTTTTAATCCAGATACTCCCGATGAAATTGTTGACGCATTCTCTAAAGCTGTTGAGAATGTAGTAAACGACGAGGAATATGTAAAAGAAGCTGAGAAATTCTTAGTAACACCAACTTATATGAATGCAAAAGAAGCTTTTGATTATATGAAGAAAGCAGAAGAAAAATATATTGAGATAAATAAAGAGTAATTGAATCTATTCAATTTTTGGAAAGATTAAACATTTTGTAAGTTGACAACGCATGCTATTTGTCTTACAATTTTAATTAATTGTAAGACAAATAGACAATATAAAGGATGATGAAAGGGATTGATGGTATGACAGAGAAAAGAATGGCACCAACTGGAATTTTAGGATTTCCTACTGCACCATATAACGAGAACGGTAACATCGATGAACAGGCTTTAGAAGCAAATATTCAGTTTTTAATTGATTCAGGGCTCTCATCTATCTTTATTGCGTGTGGTTCTGGTGAATTCCATGCACTAAATAAAGCTGAGTACCAAACAATGATTGAGGTTGCAGTGGCTGTAGCAAATCATAAGGTTCCTGTTTATTCAGGGGTCGGGGGATCCATTTCGGAGGCTGTTGAGTTAGTTACGTTGTCAGAAGATTTAGGAGTAGATGGGTATTTAATTCTTCCTCCATACCTAATTGAAGGGGAACAAGAGGGATTATACAACTATTACAAAACCATTATTCAAAGCACCGAATTAAATGCAATCCTATATCAGCGTGATAATGCGGTATTACAATTACCAACATTACAACGCTTACTGGATGAATTCCCTCAAATCGTTGGCGTAAAAGATGGTCAAGGAAATATGGAATTGAATCTAGAGTTTACACAAACAATTGGTAATCGAGTGGAATGGCTAAACGGTATGCCATTCGCAGAAATCACAATGCCAGCTTATAAAGGAATTGGATTTAAGTCGTATTCTTCTGCAATATCAAACTATCTTCCACATATCTCAAGGATGTATTTTGAAGCATTAATGGAAGGTAAAGACGATATAGCAAATGAAATTTATAGAGATGTCCTTCTTCCAATTAACCACATTAGAAAACAACGAAAAGGTTATGCGGTTTCATTGATTAAGGCTGGAATGGAGATCATGGGCTTTCCAGTGCAAAACACCGTTCGCCCACCATGTGTTCCAGTTGAAAAGGAACATTACGAACAACTAAAGAAAATTATTGAAAATACTTTAGCGAAATATCCCATTCAAAACAAGGCAGTAAGTAACTCTTAAGATTATTTTTAGAAATTAAAGGAGGAATTAACATGGCTGTAGAAACAAAAAACAAAACATTCAAAAACTATATAAACGGGTCTTGGTCTGAATCTTTAAGTGGTAATGTTCAAAAGAGTATTAATCCTGCAAACTATGATGATGTTGTTGGCTATGTGCAAATGTCTACCAAAGAAGAAGTAGATCAAGCAGTCGCTGCTGCAAAGGAAGCACAAAAAGCATGGCGTAAATTGGCTGGAAGTGAACGAGGTGCCTATCTATATAAAGCTGCTGATATTTTAGAAAAACGTTTAGATGAAGTTGCTGAAGCGATGACTCGTGAAATGGGAAAAACTCTTCCAGAAGCAAAAGGTGAAACAGCTCGTGGTGTAGCAATTCTTCGTTATTATGCTGGCGAAGGCATGCGTAAAGTCGGAGATGTGATCCCATCAACAGATAGCAAAGCATTAATGTTTACAAGCAGGGTTCCTTTAGGAGTTGTTGGAGTGATTACACCTTGGAACTTCCCAGTCGCAATTCCGATTTGGAAAATGGCTCCAGCTCTTATATATGGTAACTCTGTTGTATTAAAACCAGCTCAAGAAACAGCTGTTACAGCAGCAAAAGTGATTGAATGCTTTGAAGAAGCGGCTTTCCTGCAGGTGTTGTTAATTTCGTTACTGGATCTGGCTCTGTTATCGGTCCTGCAATCACTGACAATCCAGATGTGAGTGGTATTACGTTCACTGGATCAAATGGTGTTGGAAAAGGAATCGGTCAAGCAGCATTAAGTCGTGGAGCAAAATATCAACTCGAAATGGGTGGGAAAAACCCTGTTATCGTTGCTGCTGATGCTGATTTAGATCTTGCCGTTGAAGCAACAATTAGTGGGGCATTCCGTTCAACAGGTCAAAAATGTACGGCAACTAGTAGAGTCATCATTGAGGCTTCTGTTTATGAAACATTCAAAGAAAAACTAGTTGAAAAAACAAAAGAAATAACAGTTGGAAATGGCTTGCAAGATGGAATTTGGATGGGACCATCTGCTAGTGAAGGACAACTTAACACTGTGCTTTCTTACATTGAAAAAGGAAAAGAAGAAGGGGCTCGACTGCTTTTTGGTGGAAATCGCTTAACAGGAGCTGAGTATGATAAAGGTTTCTATGTTGAACCAACAATTTTTGATAACGTAACTTCAGATATGACAATTGCTCAAGAAGAAATATTCGGACCAGTTATTGCTCTAATACAAGTTAATTCAATGGAAGATGCACTAGCACTTGCAAATGATGTTCAATACGGATTAAGTGCATCTATCTTCACAACAAATATTTCAAACATGCTTTCATTTATAGAAGATATGGAAGCCGGACTTGTTCGAATTAATGCTGAAAGTGCTGGAGTTGAGCTACAAGCACCATTTGGTGGAATGAAACAATCAAGCTCACATTCTCGTGAACAAGGTGAAGCTGCTAAAGAATTCTTCACTTCCATTAAAACAGTTTTTGTTAAGTAAAAAAGAGTAGATATGCAGGAGTATAGTAGTTTTAATAAAGGAGACGCTTCCAATGTCTTTTAAAAAAACAAACGAAATTCCACTATATATAAAAGTAAATTCAAAAGATAATGTAGCAATTATCGTTAATTCAAAAGGGCTTGCCGGAAGGAACTTCCTTTCCGTGCGGTCTAACCTTAGTTGAATATGTACCCCAAGGTCATAAAGTAGCATTATCTGATTTCGAGGCTGGCGAAGCTATTATTCGATATGGAGAAGTTATCGGATATGCCCAATCACCAATGAAAAAAGGCTGCTGGGTAAAAGAATCTTTCATTAGGATGCCAACACCCCCAGAGTTAGATGCGTTACCGTTAGCAACGAAGATACCAGATTCAGAGCCACCTTTAGAAGGATACACGTTTTTAGGATATCGCAATCCTGATGGTACAGCAGGTATTAAAAATATACTAGGAATCACAACAAGTGTTCAATGTGTTGCAGGTGTGCTTGATTATGCAGTAAACAGAATTAAAAAAGAAATTCTTCCAAACTATCCTAATGTTCATGATGTTGTCGCAATTAATCATACATATGGATGTGGAGTTGCAATTAATGCTCCTGAAGCAGCCATACCGATTCGGACGATTCAAAATATTGCCACACACCCAAATCTTGGCGGTGAAGTGATGGTGGTCGGCTTAGGCTGTGAAAAATTAGCACCAGGTCGATTAGTGCATGATGGAGATCCAGAAAAAATTCTGTCTCTACAAGATCAAAATGGCTTTATCAATATGATTGAAATGATAACGGATATGGCAGAGGATCGCTTGAAAACATTAAATGAGCGAGAAAGAGAAATTTGTCCCGTTTCTGACCTAGTTGTAGGGTTACAATGTGGTGGTAGTGATGCGTTTTCTGGTGTAACAGCAAATCCAGCTGTAGGGTATGCTGCAGATTTATTAGTTAGAGCAGGGGCAACGGTTATGTTTTCGGAAGTTACAGAAGTACGCGATGCTGTCCATTTGTTAACTCCAAGAGCCATAAATGAAGAAATTGGTCGTGAACTAATTCATGAAATGAAGTGGTATGATGACTATTTACAGCGAGGAGAAGCGGACCGAAGCGCAAATCCTTCACCAGGCAATAAAAAGGGTGGATTATCCAATGTAGTTGAAAAATCATTAGGATCCATTGTGAAATCCGGTACCTCTGCGATCAACGGTGTTGTTCCACCAGGTGAAAAAGCCAAGCAAAAAGGATTACTTTTCGCGGCTACTCCAGCAAGTGATTTTGTATGTGGGACACTGCAGTTGGCTTCTGGAATGCATCTTCAGATTTTCACAACAGGTCGTGGCACTCCGTACGGTTTAGCAATGGCTCCAGTTATTAAAGTATCAACGCGGAATTCATTACAAGAACAGTGGAAAGATTTAATTGATGTCAATGCTGGTCAAATTGCAACAGGTGAAGCATCTATTGAAAAAGTTGGTTGGGAACTTTTTCGCTTCATTTTAGATGTTGCAAGCGGCCGAAAGCAAACATGGGCTGAAAAGTGGGGACTCCATAACGATTTAGCATTATTTAATCCTGCTCCAGTAACATAAATATGTACGATTTTTAAGGCATACCATTATAGGGTGCCTTACTCTGTTTTGTCACAGATTTTAAATTAATAAGGGGATGAAAGCACTTGCGGAGTTATCTTATATTAATCATGTGTTTTCTGTTTTTGATTCAATACTTTGTTCAACAAACATGGTTAGGGTATGTTGTTGTAACATTTGTGATAGCGTCTTTTTTTGCAAGTGTAATAGAGGCAAGGGGATTTCCGCGAATCATTGGGTTAATCATGATGGGAACAGGTATTATCTTAGAGTTTTATAAAGGGGAAATTTGGAATTAACGGAATTAGTGAAGGTATGTTACTCATACTACCTTTACTTTGTTTAGTTACGCTTGCTCCATTGCTTTCAATTCCTCTTAAATTAGGGGGTTATTTTGAAGCCATTGATTTACTTTTACGTAATTTATTAAACCATCCTAAACGACTTTTCGCGGGTATAACAACTTCCTTGTTTATCTTAAGTCCTATCTTAAGCTTAGGCTCCGTTCGTTTAATCAGTGAATTTCTTTCAGATTTAAAACTTCCTTCAGCTATGTCTGCCAAAAGCTATCTTATCGGGTTCTCTTCGGCTATCCTATGGTCGCCCTATTTTGCATCTGTTTCCTTAGTTCTCTATTATTTGGATATGTCGGTCGGAAAATATATTTTATATGGTATTGGATTATCGGTTTTATCACTACTTATCGGTAATATGTTATTTGCTTTATGGGAGAAAAAACACCCAATAGATAATCGAACAGATCCTGAAGTTCCATTGGCAAAAAAATCAAGAAAACAGTTGGTTCAATTAGCTCTGTTTGTTTCATTGCTAATGTCATGTTCCTTAATTATTGAGTATGTGACAAAATGGTCAATGATTGTGATCGTTTGCATAATCTCCTGTATACTACCATTAATATGGGGTTTGATCACAAAAAGCTGGTCAAAGTTACTTCCTTTATTAAAAAATTACAAAGACCAATCTGTGCCGATGATGAATAATGAAATCATGTTGTTTAGCTCTGCAGGATTATTAGCGCATGCAGTACAAGGCACAAATTTAGCTAATTCTATAAGTAAAATGCTAACAATTGTCGCAGATCAATCATTTTTATTATTTGCCTTATGCGTGATTATACTTGTTGTTGTGATTACTTATATTGGTATTCACCAAATTGCTGTTATTGCCGCACTTGCGATGCAACTGAATGCAGAGCAACTTGGAATTAGTACTCTGTCATTAGCTATGCTGCTTTTACTTTGCTGGTCCATTTCAACTGCATTAAGTCCATTCTCAGGTTTAAACCTAATGGTAAGTAGAATTGTTGGTATTTCAGGATATGAAGCGGGAATTCGGGCGAATGGATTACATCTGACTGTTATGGCCATCCTTGGACTGGGAATTATTATGTTTATTAGTTAAATAGGATGATATCTTCACAGATTAACCCTCGATCTTGGTATAATAATTGACGAGGGTTTTTTGTTTACAAAAACAAATAGTTTATTGGATGGAGAAAAGAAAATGAAAAAGAAACTAATCATTACAGGCTCAATTTGTGCATTTTTACTAGTAGCTGCTTATTTCTTTGTAGGAAACTATTTTTACAATTTTGCGTTAAATGTTGATCGAGAGAAAGAATTTTTAGAAGATAATCCAAATTTACAGCAAAGTGATGCTGTTGTTGCATCTGTTGCCGAGGAAGCCGAGCTCGCTGACGATGAGTTTAAGCAAAAGTATAGTCCTTCCAAACTAGGCATTGTTTCGTCGGATAAAGAACAATTAAAATTAAATGCCCTTGTTTATGAAAATGAACAAGCTGACCACAAGTGGGCAATCGTTG
This Metabacillus endolithicus DNA region includes the following protein-coding sequences:
- a CDS encoding tripartite tricarboxylate transporter permease encodes the protein MFDLFVNGFSSVFTLSSIAYILGGVALGLVFGSIPGLTATMAIAITLPITFGMEPIVAMSLLMGLYIGGVSGGLIPAILLNLPGTPSSIATTFDGYPMAQKGQAGPAFGYAILFSFLGGLLSIFVLMLLSPPLAKMALKFGPFEYFAITIFALTMISSLSGDSLIKGLLSGLLGISLAMVGSAPIDAFPRFTFGFKELDAGFQLLPVLIGLFAVSEIIKSSETKLGKGQKVQYKLKGFGFSIRDFFKQGWNGLRSALIGIGIGILPGIGGGTANIIAYVAAKNQSKKPEEFGKGIPDGIVASETSNNAAVGGALVPLISLGIPGDTVTALLLGGLILHGLSPGPLLIENNGDVVYSIFAALIIANFFMIALLFWGMRLFTKVLSIPQYILLPIILVLCVVGAIGVNNRLFDAGALLFFGILGYAMLKFNFPITPVILGFILGPLAETNLRRGLMYSKGDFTPFITEPIAATFLALALLSVLFKIRSNFKKKKKIDSNSIGA
- the kdgD gene encoding 5-dehydro-4-deoxyglucarate dehydratase, which produces MTEKRMAPTGILGFPTAPYNENGNIDEQALEANIQFLIDSGLSSIFIACGSGEFHALNKAEYQTMIEVAVAVANHKVPVYSGVGGSISEAVELVTLSEDLGVDGYLILPPYLIEGEQEGLYNYYKTIIQSTELNAILYQRDNAVLQLPTLQRLLDEFPQIVGVKDGQGNMELNLEFTQTIGNRVEWLNGMPFAEITMPAYKGIGFKSYSSAISNYLPHISRMYFEALMEGKDDIANEIYRDVLLPINHIRKQRKGYAVSLIKAGMEIMGFPVQNTVRPPCVPVEKEHYEQLKKIIENTLAKYPIQNKAVSNS
- a CDS encoding TRAP transporter large permease subunit — translated: MLLILPLLCLVTLAPLLSIPLKLGGYFEAIDLLLRNLLNHPKRLFAGITTSLFILSPILSLGSVRLISEFLSDLKLPSAMSAKSYLIGFSSAILWSPYFASVSLVLYYLDMSVGKYILYGIGLSVLSLLIGNMLFALWEKKHPIDNRTDPEVPLAKKSRKQLVQLALFVSLLMSCSLIIEYVTKWSMIVIVCIISCILPLIWGLITKSWSKLLPLLKNYKDQSVPMMNNEIMLFSSAGLLAHAVQGTNLANSISKMLTIVADQSFLLFALCVIILVVVITYIGIHQIAVIAALAMQLNAEQLGISTLSLAMLLLLCWSISTALSPFSGLNLMVSRIVGISGYEAGIRANGLHLTVMAILGLGIIMFIS
- a CDS encoding tripartite tricarboxylate transporter substrate binding protein, translating into MKKSFKGMLMFMMLILVAGIFAGCSQSTTNEGENGQESGDSNNYPSKPITVVVPAGAGGDTDANARLLGKYLEKELGQPVVISNVTGAGGTVGAKEVLDADPDGYTAIFFHNSLLLNRIMGLTQDSYDSFKLAGIAVLDQGNTFMVSGNSKFENLQDMVEYARENPGEVSIATEVGGFTHLQLLALQKDQGIELNIVDVGGAAEKVTALLGGHVDIVPTSLGLVKDYVESGDMRTLGIMASERVDLMPDVPTFVEQGVNSEFEKFFFFGFNPDTPDEIVDAFSKAVENVVNDEEYVKEAEKFLVTPTYMNAKEAFDYMKKAEEKYIEINKE